One stretch of Eggerthella lenta DSM 2243 DNA includes these proteins:
- a CDS encoding alanine racemase, which yields MMIDDATLQNALDACPTPLYLFDHQVLNDRITRLRASLPSRIKLCYAMKANPFIVLEASALADCVEACSPGEVLICANAGVPFEKIVLSGVWKDRRCLDDLFQADRIPHRFTIESSQQLKDLVVLANAYRRRVNVLFRLSSENQFGVDSATLKELIAGCKDDPFISIQGIQYYSGTQKTSLKKLDRELNKLHRIVAEVEAACSVKLNEIEYGPGLPVEYFDEDEERARSAQDEPVAELATLLDGFPFEGDVVLELGRSIAADCGAYLTSVVDVKTTSGQNYAIVDGGMHQISYYGHSMAMKSPVFRKVGATAGAAQPWNICGALCTVNDILAKQAPIVDLSVGDVLAFSRAGAYCATEGRALFLSRDLPSVVVRDVSGNMRIARHRLETASFNSSNGPQDRSTEQDEKENGL from the coding sequence ATGATGATAGACGACGCAACGCTGCAAAACGCGCTGGATGCATGCCCGACGCCTTTGTACCTTTTCGACCATCAGGTTCTTAACGACCGAATCACCCGGTTGCGGGCATCGCTCCCCTCTCGCATCAAGCTCTGCTATGCGATGAAGGCGAACCCCTTCATCGTGCTGGAGGCGTCGGCTCTGGCGGATTGCGTAGAAGCATGCTCGCCGGGCGAGGTGCTCATCTGCGCGAACGCAGGCGTGCCGTTCGAGAAGATCGTGCTTTCGGGCGTGTGGAAGGATCGCCGCTGCTTGGACGATCTGTTCCAAGCGGATCGCATCCCCCATAGATTCACCATCGAGTCTTCCCAACAGTTGAAAGACCTGGTCGTACTCGCTAACGCGTATCGCAGGAGGGTGAACGTTCTTTTCAGACTGAGCAGCGAAAACCAATTCGGCGTAGACTCCGCCACGCTGAAAGAGCTGATTGCCGGCTGCAAAGACGACCCGTTCATCAGCATCCAGGGTATCCAGTACTACTCGGGCACGCAGAAAACGTCGCTCAAGAAGCTTGATAGAGAGTTGAACAAGCTGCACCGCATCGTGGCCGAAGTGGAAGCCGCTTGCTCGGTGAAGCTGAACGAGATCGAATACGGCCCCGGGCTTCCCGTCGAGTACTTCGACGAGGACGAGGAGCGGGCTCGCAGCGCGCAGGACGAACCCGTTGCCGAGCTTGCAACGCTGCTGGACGGTTTCCCTTTCGAGGGGGACGTCGTCCTCGAGCTGGGACGCAGCATCGCGGCTGATTGCGGAGCGTATCTGACCAGCGTCGTCGACGTCAAAACGACGAGCGGGCAAAACTACGCGATCGTCGACGGCGGCATGCATCAGATTTCGTACTACGGGCATTCGATGGCCATGAAGTCCCCGGTTTTCAGGAAGGTCGGCGCAACGGCCGGCGCTGCGCAGCCTTGGAACATCTGCGGAGCGCTTTGCACGGTCAACGACATCCTGGCCAAGCAAGCGCCGATCGTCGATTTGTCCGTGGGAGACGTGCTTGCGTTCTCTCGGGCAGGCGCCTACTGCGCAACGGAGGGTCGGGCGCTGTTTTTAAGCCGGGATCTTCCGTCGGTGGTCGTGCGCGACGTTTCGGGAAATATGCGCATTGCTCGGCATCGGCTGGAAACGGCCTCGTTCAATTCATCGAACGGGCCGCAGGATAGATCGACGGAACAGGACGAAAAGGAGAACGGACTATGA
- a CDS encoding acyl carrier protein, with translation MKNQVIDILEDINPGVDHEARVDLVDSRCIDSLTMIAFVAELEDAFDVEIPPVEIVPDNFNSVEAVCSLMARLQAEQA, from the coding sequence ATGAAAAATCAAGTTATCGACATTCTCGAAGACATCAACCCGGGCGTGGATCATGAGGCGCGCGTCGACCTCGTCGATTCGCGCTGCATCGATTCGCTGACGATGATCGCCTTCGTGGCCGAACTCGAAGATGCATTCGACGTCGAGATACCCCCCGTCGAGATCGTGCCCGACAATTTCAACTCGGTTGAGGCCGTATGCTCCCTGATGGCGCGCCTGCAAGCAGAGCAGGCTTAG